In Dysgonomonadaceae bacterium zrk40, one genomic interval encodes:
- a CDS encoding gamma-glutamyltransferase translates to MAITGKPQGAQAGAMIFQQGGNAVDAACAMLGATCTLWDVLSWGGETQALIYNPHTKKVIAINALGVAPTGATAEYFKSLGYDFPPEYGPLAAVTPGTVGGLCLMLARYGTMSLEQVLAPSLELAAGFPVDIPLASSLARNKEMLKQWPYSRDLFVTRPGEEQETPVAGELFVQEELLATLQKLVEAEQMALQAGKSREQAIWAAYDRFYKGDIAVEFVRGVQEQGGLITMGDLAGWQPQEEEPLHVNYKGIDLYKLQPWSQGPALLQSLNILEHFDLKALGYNSPQYIHTLYQAMNMAFADRDFYYGDPAFHPDIPIKGLLDKGYARQRASEILPDRNNPSVGPGDPYPFEGKKNPYLKQLKERGFDIDPDGKRDFVPLHDAITSVERDLRRDDLAGDAAGMGVASGFKFSPEEAVDSLYMDRLWRGTTTIQAADAEGWVVSVTPSGGWIPACIAGNTGVGMSQRLQSFVLDEALNPFNVVEPGKRPRVTLTPSLALKEGEPFLSFAVQGGDTQEQNQLQLFLNMVEFGMNVQQASEAANINTNQLWLSLGGTKTGERAPRPGELLLNASTPDSVRQKLTGMGYTLHFSDRTSGPLNAIWFDRDQGTFWGGSSNYGEDYGIGW, encoded by the coding sequence ATGGCCATCACCGGTAAACCGCAGGGTGCTCAGGCGGGAGCCATGATCTTCCAACAGGGAGGCAATGCGGTGGATGCCGCCTGTGCCATGCTGGGGGCCACCTGTACCCTGTGGGACGTGCTGAGCTGGGGTGGTGAAACACAGGCGCTGATCTACAACCCCCACACGAAAAAGGTGATCGCCATCAATGCACTGGGAGTTGCTCCAACGGGAGCCACGGCGGAATATTTCAAAAGCCTCGGATATGATTTTCCACCCGAATATGGTCCCCTGGCGGCGGTTACCCCCGGCACGGTCGGTGGGTTATGCCTGATGCTGGCACGTTACGGCACCATGAGCCTGGAGCAGGTGCTGGCACCCTCGCTGGAGCTGGCTGCGGGCTTCCCGGTCGACATTCCCCTGGCCAGCAGCCTGGCACGCAACAAGGAGATGCTGAAGCAATGGCCCTACAGCCGCGATCTCTTCGTCACCCGTCCCGGTGAGGAGCAGGAGACCCCGGTGGCGGGGGAACTCTTCGTGCAGGAGGAGTTGCTGGCGACACTGCAGAAGCTGGTGGAGGCGGAACAAATGGCGTTGCAGGCCGGCAAGAGTCGCGAGCAGGCGATTTGGGCAGCCTACGACCGATTTTACAAGGGTGATATCGCCGTTGAGTTTGTCCGTGGTGTACAGGAACAGGGAGGCCTGATCACGATGGGCGACCTGGCAGGGTGGCAACCTCAGGAGGAAGAGCCGCTGCATGTGAATTACAAGGGAATAGACCTCTACAAGCTGCAGCCCTGGTCGCAGGGACCGGCACTGCTGCAGAGCCTCAACATCCTGGAACATTTCGACCTGAAAGCGTTGGGATACAACTCACCGCAATACATCCATACCCTTTACCAGGCGATGAACATGGCTTTTGCCGACCGCGACTTTTACTACGGTGACCCCGCCTTTCATCCTGACATCCCCATCAAGGGGCTACTGGATAAGGGATATGCCCGTCAGCGGGCATCGGAGATACTGCCGGACAGGAACAACCCTTCGGTGGGCCCCGGCGATCCCTATCCTTTTGAGGGAAAGAAAAACCCCTACCTGAAACAGTTGAAAGAACGCGGTTTCGACATCGATCCTGATGGTAAACGCGATTTCGTGCCGCTACACGATGCGATTACCTCTGTTGAAAGAGATTTGAGGAGGGATGATCTTGCAGGTGATGCTGCCGGGATGGGTGTTGCAAGCGGATTCAAATTTTCACCTGAAGAAGCTGTCGACTCCCTTTATATGGACCGTCTCTGGCGCGGAACCACCACCATTCAGGCAGCCGACGCCGAGGGATGGGTGGTCTCAGTCACCCCCTCTGGCGGATGGATCCCCGCCTGCATCGCCGGCAACACCGGCGTGGGAATGAGTCAGCGGCTGCAGAGCTTCGTGCTGGATGAAGCGCTCAACCCCTTCAACGTGGTGGAGCCGGGAAAGAGACCCAGGGTGACGCTCACCCCCTCGCTGGCACTGAAGGAGGGGGAGCCGTTCCTCTCTTTCGCGGTGCAGGGAGGCGACACACAGGAACAAAACCAACTGCAGCTCTTCCTGAATATGGTGGAGTTCGGTATGAACGTGCAGCAAGCGAGCGAGGCGGCCAACATCAACACCAACCAGCTTTGGCTCTCGCTGGGCGGAACAAAAACAGGGGAGCGTGCACCGCGGCCCGGAGAGCTGCTGTTGAATGCCAGCACGCCCGACAGCGTGCGACAGAAACTGACCGGCATGGGCTACACCCTTCATTTCTCCGACCGCACCAGCGGACCCCTCAATGCCATCTGGTTCGACCGCGATCAGGGCACCTTCTGGGGCGGCAGCAGCAACTATGGGGAAGACTACGGCATTGGATGGTAA